The window GTTCACTGTGCTGAAGGAGATTATATCTGGTTAGCTGTTAGGAAGCTAATGCTAACTTTGTCTCATAAAGCTGCCATAGATCACCAAGGGACTTGCAGACATACCATTACTGACTACTGCTTTACAAAATAACTTAAGTTACACAGTGTGAAAATGCTATCAGaaatagatatatagatagattTTATCTATATATAAAGTATTTAAACCATTTGTTTTTTCTCTACAGAGATAACAATACATTTAACATTAAATGTGGCAGTACAAAGCTAATTCTATCATTCTAGTTCTAGTATGCAGTCTAATCATTAAAAATGGTCAAAGCATGTGACATCAGCTATGTCCCCCAGTTACCCAGTTATGTAATCAAATGTTCTACAGCCACAACAATCTTTTATGCTGGCTATGATAATGATCCATGATTACATGGCAGCCATCATGTCATGATTTCTTAATCCACTGTTATTCCAAATAGTGTTTCTGCAACTGCATTAGAGGTGAGCCAATCAATTTAAATATCGTTAGTATCGATACCAATGCCGCTACTGGTATCGGACTGATACTAGAGTGATGAGATCAATGTATTGTTTCAATCCTCTAAGTTCAGTATGTAGCCTTCTCAATTGGGTTAAACatatttttggaaaatataccccaaacatgcactatgaaaaatggctcaacctttttgtgttgactgtagtgtctgttttatttatagcctATAACACATTCAAACAGAAGctgacccaaagtgctttagagaCAGGCAAATTTACATCCCAGGGCtctaaaaaggttttaaaatacatgcaaagctgaaaggtgtgttttattgtgtcaACAAATAATTGTGcaaagtaaaaatcacagtgatttaagtggtcattaaaatgtgttcagaattaaagtatcagtatcagtatcaACAATACTGGCCTtttatttacttggtatcagatgATACCAAAAATTTTCAGTACTTTGCACTACAGTGCAATGTATGGGACATAACACGGTGCTTCCAATTCCTGATAAGTATGCATTACTTAACCTGCATGCGCTCCAACTTAATGTGAGTTAAGTACATTTAACTTTAGCAGAAGTCATTTAAGTAGATCTTCACCATATATCAGGTTCATGTGGCTTTGTGTTAGTTATACtgtttttacagcttttaattttttaattaataaatctGCCCCCAGTGCAGAATCGACAAGCACagagaaataaacagaaaagtaTTTTTCATGAAATACAATGTTAAATGTTCTTTGAATGTTTTTGATTACATGTAACCTTTTTTTTCTGAGTCTTCCTATTGAGCACGCTGGCTTGCTGTCACACTGCCATGTCCAGGACTGGAGTCACCATTCATGTCATCAGGAAAGTCTGGTTATTGAAGCTGGTTCATATGGTGTTTAATACAGGCTTTACAGCAGGAGAAGCACGTTCTTCAGAGGAAGCTGGAGATGAATGAACTGGCATTTGGACAGAGGGAGGCGGAGCTAACTGCTGATTTAACAACTCTGCGGGCTGAGGTGGAGAAACATCAGAGTCAAGGGCGTGACCGGCGAAAAGATGAAAGCGAGCAGATGATCCAGTTAGCCAACCATAACCAGAGACTGGTTGAGCAGCTGGCAGAGGTTTGTTTTAATGGATCAGTGAATCTCTGCACGTATGTTGCATCACAGGAAAATGCAGACTAACAGGTTTAGATAGTCCTACCTTTATTATTCACACCTTTCTCACCTTCCCATTTCTCACACATCTAGGCTGTGACACTGGAGCATTCCTTGAGGACTGAACTGCGTACCATCAGAGACGAAATGGAAGAATCATCTTTTAGCCGAAACATCAGCTTTACACAGTTAGAGAACATACAAGCAGAGGTAAACCCATAAGTAAAACATTGCATACACAAAAGTTTTGGTTTTATTATGAACAGCACACCCAAAAAGCACAAAGAGCAGCAGTAGCACCACATGAAAGTACAAGTGCAAGTCTTAAGTTCGCAATGAAAAGTCCACAAACCACATCTTTTGGGAGTCAATTTTCATATAGCATAAGCTAAAATCAAATCTCATGTTCGGATAATTTGAGTCTGGCTTGAGACTAAATACCagcaaaaataagtaaaattctTAACGTCATGGAGGTCTGACAAGCCTTCAGTCACAATAATTTGTGTCATCAAAATAACTGTAACGAGAAATAGTGGAAAATTCTTAAAATGTTCAGTTGAGGTGTAAACCAACAATCAGGATGCTGATTTTATAAACCTCTTAACAACCTCGAGGTGTGCAGGAAGTAGGCTTTGGGGTGACATCTGGGCTGACAATGCTAAAACAGCTTTTATATTGCTAGTCTATCCTTTTGATCCTTctcatacagaacagagttttgCAAGAGCGGCAGTCACACATGGAGACGCAACTAAAAGCTTCAGGGGAAGACAACCAAAGACTTCGCATGGAGCGAGAGCGCTTCAGAGACAGACTGTCAGAAATGCAGATGAAACTCAAAGAGAAAGAAGCAGAGGTGAGCAATAAATCGGAGGCATATTTAGGATCAGCCGTGGTGTTGACCGATGAAACTTGAGGCAGTTATATCTGTTGCAGGAAGCATTGCTCATCACAAGCAGAGGTCACTAACACGTTCtcgatctgtgtgtgtgcatgtgcttgGTGTGTAGATAGAGCAGGAGCAGGGAGTGGTGTTTGAGTTGCGCACCTTGAATCGCTCTCTACAGCAAAAAGCTCTAAACCTGGATGAAGACAGCATCCTGGACAGGACACAAGCAGAACCTTTGTCTCTGCTGAGTGAAATTCAGCAGTCACAGGTGCCCACAGAAACACACCCACCGAGTAACTCCACAGTCTAAGTCAGTGTGTACCGATCCTGTGTACCAAAGCTTGTCTGGATAATCCTTGTACTCGTGTATGTTTACATGATCCATCCGATATTGATTTTTGTCTCTTgagcacagagatttctccagattcacTGAACCTTTTTATTGTTCTGTAGCTGATGATGTCTTCACTTTTTTACACTGACAAACATTATTATGAATTTGTAGGCACAGTATTTTTAAGATTAGTGACCGCTGCCTTTGTTTGCTCCTGAGAAACTTTGTCTCTCTAAAACATTCTCTTTTAAACCCAGTCTTTTACTGACCTGTTTTCCAGTTAACCCAATTAGTTGCAAAATGTTCCCCTAGCTGTTTCATCTTAGTGCATATTACTTTTTCAGCCATCTGTTGTGAGCGTCCAAGCGTTTTTGAGAAAACACTGACATAAATTGGTACAGATCAGCTTATGTATTCAGCATAAGTGAATGTGGTGATCTAGGCAGGTAAAAAGAGTCCTTTTCCACACTGAAAAAATCTCACTTTTTCAAATTTACCTTGCTTATACATTAATCTCGCCCATATAGTGCACAAGTCTGCCAAAAAAAGCAACATATTTGCAGGACAAATTTGCATTAACAGCACAAATGCCTAGTTAAGTGTTGGACCCCTCTGACTTTTTGTGATGCGGTGTATATCTCTCCTGTTACAGGCTAAAGAGGCTCTTCTAGCTCACTCCACAGTGCTGCAAGCGAGAGATGAAGAAATACAGGCACTCAAAGAACAGGTCAGTGAAACTGTATGCTGTATATACTGTCCTTACTGCTGCAGGAATAGAAAAAGACATATTTGCTGATTTGTCTAGCAAAAACAGACAATATAGGAAGCACCAACTGAAGTCAcggaattacattttttaataatgtgCTATAGAATCAGTATGTTTAAGTTTGGATTAATTTAATCAACATGTGTTGATTAAATTGTGAAGACGTGTGTGATGTGACGATTTGAGGCTAACTGTGTGACATTATGTAGCCTATTTTTCTCTGCTCAGCTTTTATCTGTGCACGACTTTATAATATCACATTTATTTTGGAGGCCAATCATGCTCTAATATGCAATGTTCTGATCAATGTGAGTGATGTATTTACACATCAGCTTGAAGGTCAGAGAGAAGAACTCGAGTCTCTGAGGGAGGAAATTCAGCT of the Maylandia zebra isolate NMK-2024a linkage group LG10, Mzebra_GT3a, whole genome shotgun sequence genome contains:
- the bicdl2 gene encoding BICD family-like cargo adapter 2, which codes for MFSKNSLPSPSLEDSFFPLSPSSSVSLSFGLPSSTSSPGSTDSGGGIETDLILAAELGRALLEKNEELAASLEQRERELEALQQEKHVLQRKLEMNELAFGQREAELTADLTTLRAEVEKHQSQGRDRRKDESEQMIQLANHNQRLVEQLAEAVTLEHSLRTELRTIRDEMEESSFSRNISFTQLENIQAENRVLQERQSHMETQLKASGEDNQRLRMERERFRDRLSEMQMKLKEKEAEIEQEQGVVFELRTLNRSLQQKALNLDEDSILDRTQAEPLSLLSEIQQSQAKEALLAHSTVLQARDEEIQALKEQLEGQREELESLREEIQLCGRSSGKPSYRSLESELVTVRQEKESLTQQLLNTIKQKVALSQELEAWQEDMRVVINQQVQQREEERKKESQQEKGATGFQRSRSLRMKGEGSKGFLSFFKDI